Below is a genomic region from Miscanthus floridulus cultivar M001 chromosome 1, ASM1932011v1, whole genome shotgun sequence.
GCGATTGGCAAACTATGTCACGACCTGCCTATGTACCTGTCATCGGTCTGTGCTTCACTCCGTAGTATGCAGGCGCGGCGAAGCGCGCCTCCCGTCCTAGTACATAATAATAACACAAGAAAAGATATTCATAGACATTCCCATACAACCGTGCTGCCGTAGCCGTACTGTCGTAGCAGTGGCAGTAGTAATAACGACTCAAAAGCTTCAATATTTATTTCGTCGCCGGCTGCACGTCCGGCGACACGGCAGCCCAGAACTCGTCGTCCTGCTCCAGCGCTAGCATGTGCTCCGGCGTCAGCACCACCTCCGCGTCGATGCTGCCTCCGCCCTCCCGCCCCGGGAACAACGAcaccttgccgtcgtacttgTTGGCCTTGCCGCCCCGCACCGCCAGCGCCTTTCCCCACCCGAAGTCGCAGCCGTACATGTCGAACCGGGGCGAGCTGCTGATGAACATCGCGTTCGGGTCGAACAGCCTGAACGCCAACAGCCCCGGCTTCGCCGCCCAGGCCGCCGCGAGCGCTCGGATGCCCGCGTCCGTGTGCGCCGCCACCGCGCGGCCCACGGCGGCCGCCGCCCACCCGTGCCCGCGCGCCAGCAGCTCCGACGCGCGCACCGCCTCCGTCGAGACGGCGTTGATGGCGTTCCCGAAGTACTCCGCCGGCAGCGGCGGCCGGAGCCGCCCGCGGTTGTTGGCGGACGCGCGGAACACCACCTCCTGGTCCGGCGCCGTGCGCCGCGCGCGGACGAAGCACCTCCATAGCAGCGAGCTCAGCGCCTGGAAACTTGTCACGGCGGCCGCCCCGGCAGTGTCCCCGGCTGCCAGGAGCTCCTGCCGTGCACGCTCCTTGAGCGCCGCTAGAGACTCCGCCGAGAAGTGCAGCATCCGGTCcctctgcggcggcggcggcagcgtcgGCCTCACGATGAGCCCCTCGATGTCGGCGTACGGGAGCACGACCGGCGCCGCCGCGCCACTACCGTCGGGCGACCAGCGCTCGAAAAGGGGCGGCGTGCGCGACGCGAGCACGCATGCGCCGCCGCCAGGGGCCGGGGACGACAGCCTGGCCCGCGCGATCTCCGCCCACGCGTTGATGAAGTTCCAGAAGGCCGTGCCGTCGGAGAGCGCGTGGTTGTACACGAACCCGACGAAGACGCCGTCGGCGAGCTGGGTGACCTGGACGACGAAGAGCGGGCGCTCGTGGCCGTCGTAGTTGACGGCCTCGTTGAGCGGGAACAAGGATCGGACGACGCTCGGGACATCGGCGTCGGGAGGGACGACGTCGGCGACCACGACGCCGTCCGCGACAGCCTCGAGGACCTCGACGCCCTGGCCGGCGCAGTCCACGGACACGGAGCAGCCGACGACGTGGCCCTCGTCGTCATGGTGTCGGTCGATGGCGAGGCGGCCGGCGACGGGGTAGTAGGTGGCGATCGCGTCGGCGAGGGCGGCCTGGAGGTGGTCGACGAGGTGGGTGAAGGTGGAGAAGCAGGGCGGCGGCGCGAAGAGCAGGCCCTTCTGGATGTAGTCGGCGGAGAGCAAGGAGAGGTCCCAGGTGGTGAGCGGGACGCGCTCGCGAGGCCGAGGCGGCGGCTTCACGATGCGCCTCGACACCACTTGCACCGGTGACTGCTGCATTCTCTTCTCGACCTCGGAGGTTGCACGAGCAGTGGATTGCAGTTGCAGGCTGCTTCTTGCTGATTCGTTTTCTTCCGTGGCGCAACAGATAACATCCATGGAGTCATATATATAGCAACAGCATATGTTAAGATGCAGGTTCATGCACGCATCGTCAGCCCGGCGGCTCTGCCAACCCATATCATGATCCACATTGTGGTTAGTTCCTGCAGGCCGCCATGGAATGCTCATGGAAACTGCCGTGCCCAATGGCAAGTGTCCATCGGTAAACCTAGTATTTCTTTTTTAAGAAAGGCGCAGGAGGTGGTCTTCAATTCAGATAGGATTTCATTAAAAAGAAAATACTATGACCGGATTTGCTTGGTACTCCTAGAATAGTCATATACTCCCACGTGGGCTTGCAATTGCTTCATTTTTTTTAGGaaggattgcaattgcttcaACACGCCCCTCGTGCGGTCGTGCCTGCTTTTAACGGTCCAGCCCAGCGTTTAAGCGGGCCTAAACTTCCTGGGCATCAGCGCTGCAAGAGCCGAGCGGAGATCATCTGGAGCCGGGAACCCGGCGACTGCCCTGCGCGGCGGCAATGGAGCCCGAGGCGGCGGCGCTgtcgcagctgcagctgcagctcctcgcCCTCGTCTCTGAGTTCCGCCTTCTCCGCGTTAGCCAACCGTCCACCCCGCCTGGCCTTCTAGACTCTTCCAGACCCGCGCACTAACAATCGGCCCCCGTTTCCCGTTCGCAGGAGCGGGAGCGCGGCGCCCGCGAGGAGCTCCGCGACGCCGGCCAGGTGAGGGCTTCTCTCGGTGTTTAGGGTCCTGTGCCGCGTCCGCTGATGGAGGTTTGTGTGTTCTGGCAATCTAGCGCAGAggtgggaggcggcggcggaggagcacCGTAGGGAGGCCCGGGAGCTGCGAGCGGAGGTGGCCGCGCGGGACGACTCGATACGGAGGCTCGAGGCCAGGGTTCGTCCTCCCTCACCATTTCTCTCCAGTTTTTGTCCTTACCGCTTGGGGGCGTCGTTGTTGGATTGTGACTGAATTTACCTGTGAAGCTGCCGGAGGCCTGCAGTGCACTCACACTTGGGTCACTGGGCCGCAGCTTCTTGTTTGATATGGTGTTATGGTTGTCAGTTTTAGGTTGCATTGTTGGAGACCTGTTCCTCGTTAGGTTATGCTGCCCATTTTCACCCTGTTCTACAGCACTACTTCGCGCTACTTTTCAGCTaacgaacaatgttttcctctcacaacaaatcagcataagcatcagcataggCCAAATTTCAGTGAAACGCCAATGATATGTGTTCCTCGTTAGTTCATGATTCTGGACAGTATCCATCATATGTGTGCCATTGCTTACAAGTCAGTGTCGTCATTACCATATGGATAAAGCTAGTTGCCAATGCCGCTTTGATCTATTGGCCTCCTAGTTGGTAATTCCAATTATTGCCCTTCTGTACAGATAAAGTGTCTTGAGAATGAGAATGAGCTGCTGGAGAAAAACGAAAACAACTTGAAAGAAAGCGTGGAGGTGCTACTTCAATCAAGGGAGGCTTTCATAAAACACTATGAGGCAGGTAGCTTCCCTTTTTGTTTGCCCGCTTATTTTGGGCCACTGTTTATTTGCACGCTCTCTTTCTTTATATAAATTACcccttccattccaaattataagacgttttggttttcCTATATATGTAGCTTTTGATATGCACtgagatatacactatgtctagatacatagtaaaatcaatgtatctagaaaagtcaaaatacactatgtctagatacatagtaaaatcaatgtatctagaaaagtcaaaatatcttataatttggaaaggaGGGGGTATTTCACCTACCTTTCCCCAATTCAAACCAAGCAAAGGGATCGAACAAGCTTGCTTGTTCTCTGACCTTGCTAAGTTGCTAGGCAAGAGAACCAGACATGCCTGCATCTTTGATAACAACTTCAATTTGTTTTTTTGTACAATGGCAATTGCCAACTATAAGTGTTGTAGAAGCATTTATTGGTCAGAATTTGACGAAAAGCGGACATTGTT
It encodes:
- the LOC136537341 gene encoding uncharacterized acetyltransferase At3g50280-like, whose amino-acid sequence is MDVICCATEENESARSSLQLQSTARATSEVEKRMQQSPVQVVSRRIVKPPPRPRERVPLTTWDLSLLSADYIQKGLLFAPPPCFSTFTHLVDHLQAALADAIATYYPVAGRLAIDRHHDDEGHVVGCSVSVDCAGQGVEVLEAVADGVVVADVVPPDADVPSVVRSLFPLNEAVNYDGHERPLFVVQVTQLADGVFVGFVYNHALSDGTAFWNFINAWAEIARARLSSPAPGGGACVLASRTPPLFERWSPDGSGAAAPVVLPYADIEGLIVRPTLPPPPQRDRMLHFSAESLAALKERARQELLAAGDTAGAAAVTSFQALSSLLWRCFVRARRTAPDQEVVFRASANNRGRLRPPLPAEYFGNAINAVSTEAVRASELLARGHGWAAAAVGRAVAAHTDAGIRALAAAWAAKPGLLAFRLFDPNAMFISSSPRFDMYGCDFGWGKALAVRGGKANKYDGKVSLFPGREGGGSIDAEVVLTPEHMLALEQDDEFWAAVSPDVQPATK